GGCCGCGACCGAGAGCTTGTAGCTTTCTTGTACCCAGGCCTTCACGTCGCCGTTGGCGGCTTCGGGAATTTTGTCGGGCTGCAGGGCGGGATCCTTCAGCAGCGACGCGCCGAGGTCGGCGATGCTTTCGGGATCGGCATCGGTGCCGAGCATGGCGTCCCACAGCGTGTGGAGCTTGGTTGGTTCGGCGCCGATATCGACGCGCAGTGAAGTCTTGTTGCCACCTTCATCGCCGAGCGGCAGCCGATCGGGATCGACGAAGGCGGTGACGTGGCAAGGCTGATGAATGTCGCCGATGAGATGAAAGGCCCAGCAAGTGCGAACCGCGCGGTTCTGTTCCGCGGTCACGCCGGCAGCGGCGCCGGAATCTTCGCCCGCGCCTGCCTTCGCAAATTTCACCGACAGCGGAATCTGCTGCTCGGCGTTGAAGGGTTGTTTCAGCGGTTCGCCGAGTGTGAGATCGGTCTGACCTTTTTTGTACGGATAGTTGATGTAATGCCACGTGCTGCGATGGAACTTGTGGATCGGATGATCTTCGGGCTTCCCCTGGAAATTGCGCGGCGGCCGCACCCAATCGCTCCACACCGCTGCTCGCATGAAGGCCCATTCCTGTTCATCGGCGCCGGTCGGCACATCGGCATTCAGATAATCCTTGAAGTGCGGATGCTGTTTGAGCACATCAAACACCTTTTGCCGCTCGGCCGGCGTGAGCCGGGCATAAGCGATCTTGGCGATCACCGAATGACCCACGGCATTCCAAGCGTGAGCCGGCGGCGCGATGAGCAACAAGATGATCAGCGAAATCAAAATTCGGCGTGCGAGGATCATGGGCAAACTCGTGGTTCGGAAGAAACAACCCCGGCTATGAACTTCCCTGACGCCGCCCGGTCGTCCTGGGTGTGCTCAGTATGACCAATTTCTGCCGGCCGGGCTTTGGCGTGGTGTGCAGAGTTGGTTAATTTTTCGCGGCGTCTTCACCCGCATCCTAGGCATATCCGGCACCATTTCGCGGCTTTCTCGCCCGTTTCGTGACCTATGTTTCCTCAGGAGCAACGATAGCGCGCTCGTGCGCTACCGCCGCGCTCCGAGGTCATTCCGTGCATTGCAAGGTCACCAGACCATGACAACCTGCGCACCCGCAGCGACATTGGGGCAACGGCTCACTCAGTTCATCATTCCTCCCGCGCTGCTGCTCGTCGCGCTGGTCGGCTATCGCTATGCGATCGTGCGGCCGGTTGCCACTCGCATTCAGCCGCCGCAAGCGACTCCCTGCGTGATCGCGCCGCGGTTCGTCGAGCCGCGGGTCGCCACCGATGAGCAGCTGACGGCAGTGCTCAATCGCGTGAAGCCGCCGACCGACAAAGAGCAGATGACGAACAACTTCGTTCACGCGCTCCGCCTGTGGGGAACGACGGCCGATTTTCAAGATGGCAAAACGCCGAGCGGCGAAGAGCTGCGGCAGTACTTTCTCGATGACAAGGTCTTCCGCAAGTACGCCGGTGAAAAGGCGCCGCCGCTGTTTTACTACGGCCGCGATGGTCTCGATGTGCGCTCGTTCGACGAACAACCCGATCATCGGGCCTCGTCGAGTTATCACATCGACGACTTGCTCGCTACGCTGGCCGAAACAGGCACTTCGCTCGATACGCCGATCTTACTGCGTGACCCCAAAGACAATGCTACCGTCGGCGAACTGCTGAA
This region of Anatilimnocola floriformis genomic DNA includes:
- a CDS encoding S1/P1 nuclease; amino-acid sequence: MILARRILISLIILLLIAPPAHAWNAVGHSVIAKIAYARLTPAERQKVFDVLKQHPHFKDYLNADVPTGADEQEWAFMRAAVWSDWVRPPRNFQGKPEDHPIHKFHRSTWHYINYPYKKGQTDLTLGEPLKQPFNAEQQIPLSVKFAKAGAGEDSGAAAGVTAEQNRAVRTCWAFHLIGDIHQPCHVTAFVDPDRLPLGDEGGNKTSLRVDIGAEPTKLHTLWDAMLGTDADPESIADLGASLLKDPALQPDKIPEAANGDVKAWVQESYKLSVAAAYLNGELPIVLWDDYKSGVVPIQDVPILPIGTEKKARAIARRQAVVAGQRLADKLREVIAE